A window of the Deinococcus gobiensis I-0 genome harbors these coding sequences:
- a CDS encoding DeoR/GlpR family DNA-binding transcription regulator — MTAPLAEERLSRILDLLSVQGPLRTTAITARLGVSGATVRRDLDTLARRGLIRKVHGGAALASQDQQYRDRQELRQTGKRRLAELAVSLIAPGETVYLDAGTTARQLAQALRRTPALTRTLRVVTHGLDVAYELNGECSLYVIGGEVYTSTYSLTGPDALAAIGRYNYDLFFVGCTSIDPSGHLTNSNLPEAGQKTAIMARSRRSVLLADGSKWGHAGFAAFAAFSDLSAWVTDQAPPGAHAAFTAAGVPVLSAETPDAARHAAVLRPAAIP, encoded by the coding sequence ATGACGGCTCCTCTCGCGGAAGAACGGCTTTCGCGCATTCTCGATCTCCTCTCGGTGCAGGGTCCCCTGCGCACGACGGCCATCACGGCCCGGCTGGGGGTCAGCGGCGCGACGGTGAGGCGTGACCTCGACACCCTGGCGCGGCGCGGCCTGATCCGCAAGGTACACGGCGGCGCGGCCCTCGCCAGCCAGGACCAGCAGTACCGCGACCGGCAGGAATTGCGGCAGACGGGCAAGCGCCGACTGGCCGAACTGGCCGTGTCCCTGATCGCGCCGGGCGAGACCGTGTACCTCGACGCCGGAACCACCGCCCGGCAGCTCGCGCAGGCGCTGCGGCGCACCCCGGCCCTGACCCGTACGCTGCGGGTGGTGACGCACGGCCTCGACGTGGCCTATGAACTCAACGGCGAGTGCTCGCTGTACGTCATCGGGGGCGAGGTCTACACCAGCACCTACAGCCTGACCGGTCCCGACGCGCTCGCGGCCATCGGGCGGTACAACTACGACCTGTTTTTCGTGGGCTGCACCAGCATCGACCCCTCGGGTCACCTGACCAACAGCAACCTCCCGGAAGCGGGCCAGAAGACGGCGATCATGGCGCGCTCGCGCCGCAGCGTCCTGCTGGCCGACGGCAGCAAGTGGGGCCACGCGGGCTTCGCCGCCTTCGCCGCCTTCAGTGACCTCTCGGCCTGGGTGACCGATCAGGCGCCGCCCGGGGCCCACGCGGCTTTCACTGCCGCCGGGGTGCCGGTGCTGTCGGCCGAGACTCCGGACGCCGCACGCCACGCCGCTGTCCTGCGGCCGGCGGCCATTCCATGA
- a CDS encoding mannitol-1-phosphate 5-dehydrogenase: MTTSQATDPKPTAIQFGAGNIGRGFIGALLAHSGYRVVFADINEAVISALRDQGRYTVQVLDVERRSEEVTGVTGILSNGPEIVPAVAQASLITTAVGPNVLKIIAPTLARGIEERARAGAGDLNIIACENMVGASSFLKEQVESHLSEEGRRYADEHVGFPNSSVDRIVPPFSSENPLDVGVEAFYEWIVERPAFKGPVPDIEGMKLTDNLVAYVQRKLFTLNNGHAVAAYLGVRRGLDTIEASMNDPEIAAEVRAAMEQSGAALVRRYGFDPAEHAAYIDKIMGRFRNPHIRDEVLRVGREPLRKLGAADRIVGPARMAAEYGLPTDALQRGAAAALRYDNPADPQAAQLQAMIGERGIEAAVTEATGLEAGSDLHRGIVEAYRALGD, translated from the coding sequence ATGACCACATCCCAGGCGACCGATCCGAAACCCACCGCCATCCAGTTCGGGGCCGGCAACATCGGGCGCGGCTTCATTGGCGCGCTGCTCGCGCACAGCGGCTACCGCGTGGTGTTCGCGGACATCAACGAGGCGGTCATCTCCGCCCTGCGGGACCAGGGGCGCTATACGGTGCAGGTGCTCGATGTCGAGCGCCGCAGCGAGGAGGTGACCGGCGTGACCGGCATCCTCTCGAACGGCCCCGAGATCGTGCCGGCCGTCGCCCAGGCGAGCCTGATCACCACGGCGGTCGGCCCCAACGTCCTGAAGATCATCGCGCCGACCCTGGCGCGCGGTATCGAGGAGCGGGCGCGGGCCGGTGCGGGCGACCTGAACATCATCGCCTGCGAGAACATGGTCGGGGCCAGCTCCTTCCTCAAGGAACAGGTCGAGTCGCATCTCTCGGAAGAGGGCCGGCGCTACGCCGACGAGCATGTGGGCTTCCCGAATTCCTCGGTGGACCGCATCGTGCCGCCCTTTTCCAGCGAGAATCCGCTCGACGTGGGCGTGGAGGCCTTCTACGAGTGGATCGTCGAGCGCCCCGCCTTCAAGGGGCCGGTGCCCGACATCGAGGGCATGAAGCTCACCGACAATCTGGTGGCCTACGTGCAGCGCAAGCTGTTCACCCTGAACAACGGGCACGCCGTCGCCGCGTACCTGGGTGTGCGCCGGGGGCTCGACACCATCGAGGCCAGCATGAACGACCCCGAGATCGCCGCCGAGGTGCGCGCCGCCATGGAGCAGAGCGGCGCGGCCCTGGTCCGGCGCTACGGCTTCGACCCGGCCGAGCACGCGGCGTACATCGACAAGATCATGGGCCGTTTCCGCAACCCCCACATCCGCGACGAGGTGCTGCGCGTGGGCCGCGAGCCGCTGCGCAAACTGGGGGCCGCCGACCGCATCGTCGGGCCGGCCCGCATGGCTGCCGAGTACGGCCTGCCCACCGACGCCCTGCAACGCGGCGCGGCGGCGGCCCTGCGTTACGACAACCCCGCCGACCCGCAGGCGGCCCAGCTTCAGGCCATGATCGGGGAGCGCGGCATCGAGGCCGCCGTGACCGAGGCGACCGGCCTGGAGGCGGGCAGCGACCTGCACCGGGGCATCGTCGAGGCCTACCGCGCCCTGGGCGACTGA
- a CDS encoding diacylglycerol/lipid kinase family protein: MTAPLSSAALTAAPALLVFNPGAGGSSETSPPALLAGLRSLGHPDVTCLEAGDDLAGQLAGVSGTVYVAGGDGTVRRVACALAGRPGVVLAPIPLGTANNVARSLDLEGRPQEILERYRHARPAPLDLGRVRAPWGEDLFLEACGCGAFAHALAEYGPEEGKSPLRAVQALIRTLGGFTPLPLALEVDGETQPAAPLALLEIMNARATGPRLQLAPQADLGDGRLNVVQIDAEKLDGALAYLAALARGTLAELPSVESHTAGQIDIPYLGQVFHVDDQVRPAQPGATGTVSVSLWAGALQVLRPEPEA; the protein is encoded by the coding sequence ATGACCGCCCCTCTCTCCTCTGCCGCCCTGACGGCTGCCCCGGCCCTGCTCGTCTTCAATCCGGGGGCAGGCGGCAGCAGCGAAACCAGTCCTCCGGCCCTGCTCGCCGGCCTGCGGTCGCTGGGACACCCCGACGTGACCTGCCTGGAAGCCGGCGACGACCTGGCCGGGCAGCTGGCCGGGGTCAGTGGCACTGTCTACGTGGCCGGGGGCGACGGCACGGTGCGCCGGGTCGCCTGTGCGCTCGCGGGCCGTCCTGGCGTGGTCCTGGCTCCTATTCCCCTGGGGACCGCCAACAATGTGGCCCGCAGCCTGGACCTCGAAGGCCGCCCCCAGGAGATTCTGGAGCGCTACCGCCACGCCCGGCCCGCACCACTGGACCTGGGCCGGGTGCGCGCGCCCTGGGGAGAAGACCTCTTTCTGGAGGCCTGCGGCTGCGGCGCTTTTGCCCATGCCCTGGCCGAGTACGGCCCCGAGGAAGGCAAGAGCCCGCTGCGCGCCGTCCAGGCCCTGATCCGGACGTTGGGGGGCTTCACGCCCCTTCCCCTGGCGCTGGAGGTGGACGGCGAGACGCAACCGGCCGCCCCGCTCGCCCTGCTGGAGATCATGAACGCCCGCGCCACCGGGCCGCGCCTTCAGCTCGCGCCCCAGGCCGACCTCGGGGACGGCCGCCTCAACGTCGTTCAGATCGACGCCGAGAAACTCGACGGCGCACTGGCCTATCTCGCCGCTCTGGCCCGGGGCACCCTGGCCGAGCTGCCCAGCGTGGAGAGCCATACGGCCGGACAGATCGATATTCCCTACCTCGGACAGGTCTTTCATGTGGACGATCAGGTGCGGCCTGCCCAGCCGGGCGCGACCGGGACCGTCTCGGTGTCGCTGTGGGCCGGAGCCCTCCAGGTGCTGCGGCCGGAGCCGGAAGCGTGA
- a CDS encoding DUF2231 domain-containing protein, whose product MDSRPSDRLETAVSDHGTLEVVADTVQKVLKAAEGVLPARVLETLHGEFLGHPLHPILIHLPLGGWMLAGLLDFMPGGDERTEHAADIVLTLSTLGAVPTIATGWADWSNTRGQARRTGLIHGALNEAAFFLNAGSVVARRRGRRRLGKVLSGGALGLALAGGFLGGQLVYGHGIGVGQTLTRPQG is encoded by the coding sequence ATGGACAGCCGGCCCAGTGACCGCCTCGAAACCGCCGTCAGCGACCACGGCACGCTGGAGGTCGTGGCCGATACGGTCCAAAAGGTCCTGAAGGCCGCCGAGGGGGTCCTTCCCGCCCGCGTGCTGGAGACCCTGCACGGCGAGTTTCTGGGGCATCCGCTCCACCCCATCCTCATTCATCTGCCGCTGGGCGGCTGGATGCTCGCGGGCCTCCTCGACTTCATGCCGGGGGGCGACGAACGCACCGAACACGCCGCCGACATCGTCCTGACCCTCAGCACGCTGGGCGCGGTCCCCACCATCGCCACCGGTTGGGCCGACTGGTCCAACACGCGCGGACAGGCCCGCCGCACCGGCCTGATCCACGGGGCACTCAACGAGGCGGCTTTCTTTCTCAACGCCGGGTCGGTCGTCGCGCGGCGCCGGGGAAGGCGCAGGCTGGGCAAGGTGTTGTCGGGCGGCGCGCTGGGGCTGGCCCTGGCAGGCGGATTCCTGGGCGGGCAGCTCGTATACGGCCACGGCATCGGGGTGGGGCAGACGCTCACCAGGCCGCAGGGCTGA
- a CDS encoding VC0807 family protein, with the protein MSQPTAAPKPQRARIPKTVWDLVFTLVIPILILSPNILGSGISVAELLGGGTGGNVRAYLVAALVPVAYVLVDLLVNRNVSPVALIGGAGAIFSGALAFWYVDGFWYAIKDSARSYLTGILFLVSAATRVPFFRVFLDAASIGEKPEDRAATAEAMRDPGVHKGLVWGTVAFALVDLVGGLVNSVVNYGRVTARFGTDAFNAQVAEVNAIMRVPGLVISMIGVFIAIGLVQRAVKARYGAGASVFEPAKLAQAMRERG; encoded by the coding sequence ATGAGCCAGCCGACCGCCGCCCCCAAGCCCCAGCGTGCCCGCATTCCCAAGACCGTGTGGGACCTCGTGTTCACGCTCGTCATTCCCATCCTGATCCTGAGTCCGAACATCCTGGGCAGCGGCATCAGCGTGGCCGAGCTGCTGGGTGGGGGAACGGGCGGCAACGTGCGCGCTTACCTCGTGGCGGCGCTCGTTCCGGTGGCCTACGTGCTCGTGGACCTTCTGGTCAACCGCAACGTCAGCCCCGTGGCCCTCATCGGCGGGGCGGGGGCCATCTTCAGCGGGGCGCTCGCCTTCTGGTACGTGGACGGTTTCTGGTACGCCATCAAGGACAGTGCGCGGTCGTACCTCACCGGCATCCTGTTCCTCGTCAGCGCGGCGACCCGCGTCCCCTTCTTCCGGGTCTTCCTGGACGCCGCGAGCATCGGCGAGAAGCCCGAGGACCGCGCCGCGACCGCCGAGGCGATGCGCGACCCCGGCGTGCATAAGGGCCTGGTGTGGGGCACGGTGGCCTTCGCCCTCGTGGACCTCGTGGGCGGCTTGGTGAACAGCGTCGTGAACTACGGGCGCGTCACGGCCCGTTTCGGCACCGACGCCTTCAATGCCCAGGTGGCCGAGGTCAACGCCATCATGCGCGTGCCGGGGCTGGTCATCAGCATGATCGGGGTCTTCATCGCCATCGGGCTGGTGCAGCGCGCGGTCAAGGCCCGCTACGGCGCGGGGGCCAGCGTCTTCGAACCGGCCAAGCTGGCCCAGGCCATGCGCGAACGGGGCTGA
- a CDS encoding PaaI family thioesterase, which translates to MTLHPDLKLPSPDSLDQATPEEVAAGLNGPNGTGLSGTLGERLGLRYVSAARDRVVARMPVEGNRQPAGRLHGGASLALAEELASVGSWLNLDPRKQVAVGVDLNGTHVRGVTGGEVTGEATLVYRGRSVMVWSIEIRDEKGRTTSLMRCTCNVIGVG; encoded by the coding sequence ATGACCCTGCATCCGGACCTGAAGTTGCCTTCCCCCGACAGCCTCGACCAGGCCACGCCCGAAGAGGTCGCCGCCGGGCTCAACGGCCCGAACGGCACCGGACTGAGCGGCACGCTGGGCGAGCGACTGGGCCTGCGCTACGTCTCGGCCGCCCGCGACCGGGTGGTGGCGCGGATGCCGGTCGAGGGCAACCGTCAGCCCGCCGGCCGCCTGCACGGCGGCGCGAGTCTGGCCCTGGCCGAGGAACTGGCGAGCGTCGGGTCCTGGCTCAATCTCGATCCGCGCAAACAGGTGGCGGTGGGGGTAGACCTCAACGGCACCCATGTCCGGGGCGTGACCGGCGGCGAGGTCACGGGCGAGGCCACCCTGGTCTACCGGGGCCGCAGCGTCATGGTCTGGAGCATCGAGATCCGCGACGAGAAGGGCCGGACCACCAGCCTCATGCGCTGCACCTGCAACGTCATCGGCGTGGGCTGA
- a CDS encoding metallophosphoesterase family protein — MIRLAVLADLHANLAATLAVHADLQRRGIGEIWVLGDLVGKGPRPREVVEWTQAYASRVIQGNWDARVAGATHRPQDLWPRSLLTPGQLSYLGGLPYGIEEQFGGAWWRFVHASSRGLFHRLYPHSSLGDQLEAFAPNPQFGLKEHADALVYADMHEALLLDVEGRPLINCGSVGNPLDSTLPCYLILEFAEQGPSYSTTYVRLTYDRQEEIAAAEASGMPFVREYVAELLTGAHQKRRTRTGEF; from the coding sequence ATGATTCGTCTCGCCGTCCTGGCCGACCTGCACGCCAACCTGGCGGCGACGCTGGCCGTTCACGCCGATCTCCAGAGGCGCGGTATCGGGGAGATCTGGGTTCTGGGGGACCTGGTGGGGAAAGGCCCCCGTCCGCGCGAGGTGGTGGAGTGGACGCAGGCCTACGCTTCGCGGGTGATCCAGGGCAATTGGGACGCCCGCGTCGCCGGAGCCACCCATCGCCCGCAGGACCTCTGGCCGCGCAGTCTCCTGACCCCCGGCCAGCTCTCCTACCTGGGCGGGCTGCCCTACGGCATCGAGGAACAGTTCGGCGGCGCGTGGTGGCGCTTCGTACACGCGAGCAGCCGGGGTCTGTTCCACCGCCTCTACCCGCACAGCAGCCTGGGTGACCAGCTGGAGGCCTTCGCGCCCAACCCGCAGTTCGGGCTCAAGGAACACGCCGACGCGCTGGTTTACGCCGACATGCACGAGGCGCTGTTGCTGGATGTCGAGGGCCGGCCGCTCATCAACTGCGGCTCGGTGGGCAACCCGCTCGACAGCACCCTGCCCTGCTACCTCATCCTGGAATTCGCCGAGCAGGGACCGAGCTACAGCACGACCTACGTGCGCCTCACCTACGACCGCCAGGAGGAGATCGCGGCGGCCGAGGCGAGCGGGATGCCCTTCGTGCGCGAGTATGTAGCCGAACTCCTCACAGGAGCGCACCAGAAGCGCCGCACGCGCACCGGGGAGTTCTGA
- a CDS encoding CobW family GTP-binding protein, which yields MSAPSPVPDSRLPIVVVGGFLGAGKTTLVNHLIRSLPHRLGVIVNEFGAVGVDGALIERLQDDVTELTAGCLCCTGRDDLVRALVEIGLRPQKPDAVIVELSGVADPTPVLATLLDRAVRAAFRVVTLVAVVDARHALTTLRDHPEAARQLAYAGVVVLNKTDVADPAQLDHAEAVLRGVNPLARVVRVERGQLDAAALLARDDFSGDPDLSAAGTVAVHTPGLRSFVLRATRPLDPYAWQRFMTTYLLSRPAEVLRAKGFLDLHGYPQRVIFQAVRDLFTADAWEPGNGESELVVIGRGLDRPEYEAAFAACMVPEA from the coding sequence ATGAGCGCGCCGTCGCCCGTCCCCGATTCGCGGCTGCCCATCGTCGTGGTCGGGGGCTTCCTGGGAGCGGGCAAGACCACCCTGGTCAACCACCTCATCCGCTCGCTGCCGCACCGGCTGGGGGTCATCGTCAACGAGTTCGGGGCGGTGGGGGTGGACGGGGCCCTGATCGAGCGGCTTCAGGACGACGTGACCGAGCTGACCGCCGGCTGCCTGTGCTGCACCGGCCGCGACGACCTCGTGCGCGCCCTGGTCGAGATCGGTCTGCGCCCCCAGAAACCCGACGCCGTGATCGTGGAACTCAGCGGCGTGGCCGATCCGACGCCGGTCCTGGCGACCCTGCTGGACCGGGCGGTACGCGCGGCCTTCCGGGTGGTGACCCTGGTCGCCGTCGTGGATGCCCGGCACGCCCTGACCACCCTGCGCGATCATCCCGAGGCCGCCCGGCAGCTCGCCTACGCGGGCGTGGTCGTACTGAACAAGACCGACGTGGCCGACCCGGCGCAGCTCGACCACGCCGAGGCCGTGCTCCGCGGCGTCAATCCTCTGGCCCGTGTCGTGCGGGTCGAGCGCGGACAGCTGGACGCGGCGGCCCTGCTGGCCCGCGACGACTTCAGCGGTGACCCGGACCTCTCTGCGGCCGGAACGGTGGCTGTCCACACGCCAGGGCTGCGGTCCTTTGTGCTGCGGGCCACGCGGCCACTGGACCCCTATGCCTGGCAGCGGTTCATGACCACCTATCTGCTCAGCCGCCCCGCCGAGGTGCTGCGCGCCAAGGGCTTTCTCGACCTGCACGGCTACCCGCAGCGCGTGATCTTCCAGGCGGTGCGCGACCTGTTCACCGCCGACGCCTGGGAGCCGGGCAACGGCGAGAGCGAACTCGTCGTCATCGGGCGCGGCCTCGACCGGCCGGAGTACGAGGCGGCCTTCGCGGCCTGCATGGTTCCGGAAGCCTGA
- a CDS encoding DR2241 family protein, protein MRSLVLIGHGSHLNGESAAAVYRYAELIRGRGLFDEVVEGYWKEEPSLRQVLKTTASTDVTVIPMFISEGYFTETVIPRELGLGHQGPVPPEGIARVLGGRTVRYTLPYGVHPSMRDVIVERAREALPDLDAADTALVVLGHGTTRNENSNRVIYENAQALRGSGLFAEVHALFLDEDPKVGTWPEKITAPRVVVVPFFASEGWHTLETIPEDMGLTGDVTEFPDTPHGPQTVYYAKPVGTHPAVADVILHLAEEARGASERGGDEDRAWHAAWQALVSLARRGGRLGEVLISAQSGVYEVRHALDEGRPGSDLTTVVTPEGLRDLTRRDEGGNHRPVHTLRNLPRGWRAVLSEDDLVRGVHFLYPAVVEETYAHHCRTLRATPWPTTARRQTGIYSRVQRATPEQVEHVASEVCANCLRTRLWAGETLAQTFFSGVPGAIPCAEACTLLVAEVREEVSGKRGAGGHSH, encoded by the coding sequence ATGCGCTCCCTGGTGCTGATCGGACACGGCTCCCACCTCAACGGCGAATCGGCCGCCGCCGTCTACCGCTACGCCGAACTGATCCGCGGGCGCGGACTGTTCGACGAGGTCGTCGAGGGCTACTGGAAAGAGGAACCCTCCCTGCGGCAGGTCCTCAAGACCACCGCCAGCACCGACGTGACGGTCATTCCCATGTTCATCTCGGAGGGCTATTTCACCGAGACGGTCATTCCGCGCGAACTGGGCCTGGGCCACCAGGGACCGGTGCCGCCCGAGGGCATCGCGCGGGTGCTGGGCGGGCGCACGGTGCGCTACACGCTGCCCTACGGCGTGCATCCCAGCATGCGCGACGTGATCGTGGAGCGTGCCCGCGAGGCGCTGCCGGACCTGGACGCCGCCGACACCGCCCTGGTCGTGCTGGGCCACGGCACCACCCGCAACGAGAACAGCAACCGCGTGATCTACGAGAACGCCCAGGCGCTGCGCGGGAGCGGCCTGTTCGCCGAAGTCCACGCCCTGTTCCTCGACGAAGACCCCAAGGTGGGCACCTGGCCCGAGAAGATCACCGCGCCGCGCGTGGTCGTGGTACCCTTCTTCGCCTCCGAGGGCTGGCACACCCTGGAGACCATTCCCGAGGACATGGGCCTGACGGGCGACGTGACCGAGTTCCCCGACACGCCGCACGGCCCGCAGACGGTGTACTACGCCAAGCCGGTCGGCACGCACCCGGCGGTGGCCGACGTGATCCTGCACCTGGCCGAGGAGGCGCGCGGAGCCTCCGAGCGCGGCGGCGACGAGGACCGCGCCTGGCACGCCGCGTGGCAGGCGCTCGTGTCGCTGGCCCGCCGGGGCGGCCGTCTGGGCGAGGTGCTGATCAGTGCCCAGAGCGGCGTCTACGAGGTCCGCCACGCCCTGGACGAGGGCCGGCCCGGCAGCGACCTCACGACCGTCGTGACCCCCGAGGGCCTGCGCGACCTGACCCGCCGCGACGAGGGAGGCAACCACCGCCCCGTCCACACCCTGCGCAACCTCCCGCGCGGCTGGCGGGCGGTGCTCAGCGAGGACGACCTCGTGCGCGGCGTACATTTCCTGTACCCGGCGGTCGTCGAGGAGACCTACGCGCACCACTGCCGCACCCTGCGCGCGACCCCCTGGCCCACCACGGCGCGGCGCCAGACCGGGATCTACAGCCGCGTGCAGCGCGCCACCCCCGAACAGGTCGAGCACGTCGCCTCCGAGGTCTGTGCCAACTGCCTGCGCACCCGCCTGTGGGCCGGCGAGACGCTCGCCCAGACCTTCTTCTCGGGCGTGCCCGGCGCGATTCCCTGCGCCGAGGCGTGCACGCTGCTGGTGGCCGAGGTCCGCGAGGAGGTCAGCGGCAAGCGCGGCGCGGGGGGCCACAGCCACTGA
- a CDS encoding HPr family phosphocarrier protein — translation MIERSFRMTDPQGMHARPASAVVKVAKGFSSDLTLVAEDAVSLKNMMKILSQGIQPGTTFTVQASGEDEAAAIQAIADVLKNEGLAEEA, via the coding sequence ATGATCGAACGCAGTTTCCGCATGACCGATCCGCAGGGGATGCACGCCCGTCCGGCCAGCGCCGTGGTCAAGGTCGCCAAGGGTTTTTCCAGCGACCTGACCCTGGTGGCCGAGGACGCGGTGAGCCTGAAGAACATGATGAAGATCCTCAGCCAGGGCATCCAGCCCGGCACCACCTTCACGGTGCAGGCCAGCGGCGAGGACGAGGCGGCGGCCATCCAGGCGATTGCCGACGTGCTGAAGAACGAGGGCCTGGCCGAAGAAGCCTGA
- a CDS encoding PHP-associated domain-containing protein, which yields MRVDLHVHTEVSHDCRTRLRDIPAQMVRTGTLAIAVTDHDQQRGGPELRAIIEDQGLADRLSVISGEEITTREGELIGLFLQDRIPPGLTPEETVREIRAQGGLVLLQHGFDPLKRYRLRPEATERIADQIDLVETFNSRLSRHRWNHAAAVWAQARNLPMCAGSDAHTLQDIGEAWVDTPFRLIGSPTDLRHALSAGTVAGQWTHPVYAYGRKQWRNLRSRFQSPRPE from the coding sequence ATGCGGGTTGACCTGCATGTGCATACCGAGGTCAGCCACGACTGCCGGACCCGGCTACGCGACATCCCGGCCCAGATGGTCCGCACAGGGACCCTGGCTATTGCGGTGACCGACCACGACCAGCAGCGCGGCGGCCCCGAGTTGCGGGCCATCATCGAGGACCAGGGGCTGGCCGACCGGCTCAGCGTCATCTCCGGCGAGGAAATCACGACCCGCGAGGGCGAACTCATCGGCCTTTTCCTCCAGGACCGTATCCCCCCCGGCCTCACCCCCGAGGAGACGGTGAGAGAGATCCGGGCACAGGGCGGCCTGGTGCTGCTGCAACACGGCTTCGATCCCCTCAAGCGTTACCGGCTGCGGCCTGAAGCGACCGAGCGCATCGCCGACCAGATCGATCTCGTCGAGACCTTCAATTCCCGTCTCTCTCGCCACCGCTGGAACCATGCCGCTGCCGTCTGGGCCCAGGCCCGCAACCTGCCCATGTGTGCCGGCAGCGACGCCCATACCCTTCAGGACATCGGGGAAGCCTGGGTCGATACCCCTTTTCGCCTGATCGGCTCGCCCACGGATCTTCGCCATGCCCTGTCGGCAGGCACGGTGGCCGGCCAATGGACCCACCCGGTCTATGCCTACGGGCGCAAGCAGTGGCGGAACCTGCGCAGCCGCTTCCAGAGCCCCCGCCCAGAATAG
- the moaD gene encoding molybdopterin converting factor subunit 1, with protein sequence MQVKAVFFARLKRELGHGELTLDAPAGATVRHLAEQIEAAHGLSLKGCMVAVNEAYATPEQVIADGDEVAFLPPVAGGSQDQNGSDGDGTHTEVTAGPLSLEAADRFLVRAPYGAQAYFVGTVRSPNQGKIVEFIEYEGYPPLARRVMQDAAAAARERHGELRVYIEHRTGRLTPGEASILIGVASPHRRAALEACDFLIERLKVEVPVWKREGDEDGEHWVAGQTGHDTL encoded by the coding sequence ATGCAGGTCAAAGCCGTGTTTTTTGCCCGCCTGAAGCGGGAATTGGGTCATGGAGAACTGACGCTGGACGCCCCCGCCGGCGCGACGGTGCGCCACCTCGCCGAGCAGATTGAAGCTGCGCATGGCCTGAGCCTGAAGGGATGTATGGTCGCCGTGAACGAGGCCTACGCCACGCCGGAGCAGGTGATTGCCGACGGGGACGAGGTGGCCTTCCTGCCCCCGGTCGCCGGAGGCAGTCAGGACCAGAACGGAAGTGACGGCGACGGGACACATACGGAAGTCACGGCCGGGCCCCTGAGCCTGGAAGCGGCCGACCGCTTTCTGGTGCGGGCTCCCTACGGCGCGCAGGCCTACTTCGTCGGGACGGTACGCAGTCCCAACCAGGGCAAGATCGTGGAGTTCATCGAGTACGAGGGCTACCCTCCCCTCGCCCGCCGGGTCATGCAGGACGCGGCAGCGGCGGCGCGTGAACGGCACGGCGAACTGCGCGTGTATATAGAGCACCGTACCGGCCGCCTGACCCCCGGCGAGGCGAGCATCCTGATCGGGGTGGCCAGCCCCCACCGCCGCGCCGCGCTCGAGGCCTGCGATTTTCTGATTGAGCGCCTGAAGGTGGAGGTCCCGGTCTGGAAACGGGAGGGGGATGAGGACGGGGAACACTGGGTCGCCGGACAGACCGGGCACGACACCCTGTGA